The Sphingopyxis sp. BE259 nucleotide sequence GGATCAGCATCGTCGAGCGGGCCTATCTGCTCGAACTGTTCGACCGCGCCGGTGGCCGCGCCTGGGTCGCGGTAGCAAAGCGCGATACGCTGGCGCAAAACCCCGGCGGGACCTTGCCGAGCGATCTGATGCTTTACGCCGCCCTGCTCGATCTCGCGGTCGGACGCTGGCTGCCCGAAACCGGCGGCGTGTGCACCGATGTGGTGATCGATGAAGGCCGCTATGATGCGTCGATCCTGGCCAAGGTCCGCGAAGACATTCAGGCCGGGCTAGGCGGGTGGGGCCGCGCCTCGCTCGCCGACAGCCGCCGCAGCGACGGTGTCCAGATCGCCGACGTGATCGCCAACAGCCTGTTCAACATCACCGTCGGTTCGCCGCGCGCCCACCGCATCGAGCAAATCATCGAACCGATGCTGGCATCGAAAGCGATCCGCGTGGCGGAGTTGACGCAGGTTTCATAGCTCGATGGCTGGTTTAGGGTGGTTTCCAGGCTGTCCTCTATTTCCGCTCGTGTCGAGCGAAGTCGAGACACCCATCGGTAGCACAGGACTTCCGGGTGTCTCGACTTCGCTCGACACGAACGGAATTCAAAAGGCGGCTTGCACGCAACCGGTCGCCAAGAGACATTTCGTAAACCTCATCCCAACAAAAAAGGGCCGCAGTTTCCCGCGGCCCCTTTTGTCGTCGGCAGTCGCGCCGGTTATTCGAAGTCGCTGCCACCACCCGCGGGGCTGCGCGGCGGGGCTGCGGCGGTCAGGCGAAGCGCTTCTGCCGAGCGGCTGATCGAGCTGATTTCATCCGGCGTATCGTCATCGTCAACGACGACCTTCTGCAACGTCGTGATCAGCACTTCCTTCAGATCCTTCGGACGCACGGTCTGTTCGGCAATTTCGCGCAGGGCCACGACGGGGTTCTTGTCGCGGTCGCGGTCAACGGTCAGTTCCGAGCCGCCCGAAATCTCGCGCGCCCGGTGCGCGGAGAGCAGGACCAGGTCGAAACGGTTGGGAATCTTGTCGACGCAATCCTCGACGGTAACGCGGGCCATGTTGTTTCCTTAGAATATCGGAGAGACCAGCCTTTTTGGGGGCGTGGCGGCAAGCGCTGCGCGCTAGCAGCAAGGCCCGTCGCTGTCAATCGACGCCCTGCCCTTGCCGCGCTCGCAGCGCCATGCCTATGAGCGGACGATGACCGATGCGCCCTGCCCTGCCGACGACCCTGACAAGCTGACGGCAGACGTGGCCGGGCACCGGCTGGAGGTCATCGTCGACGGCGACCAGCGGCTCGAACGCATCCTCGCGCTGCTGAACGGCGCGATCCGCAGCATCGACATCGTCATGTATATTTTCGAGCATGACGGCGCCGGAACCCGCGTCCTTGATGCGATGATGGCGGCGGCACAGCGCGGGGTTCAGGTTCGCGCCGTCATCGACAGTTTCGGCTCGTCGGATACGTCCGACGACATCTTTGCCCCGCTGCGCGCAGCTGGCGGCAGCGTCACCTTTTTTTCTCGGCGCTGGCGGTCAAGCTATCTGGTCCGCAATCACCAGAAACTGTTGCTGATTGACGAAGCGGTGGCGGTGACCGGCGGTTTCAATATCGCCGCACCCTATCTGGGAACGCAGCCCGGCCAATGCTGGTTCGACTTGGGTATCGTCGTGCGCGGCCCGTCGGTTGCGCGCATGGTCGCCTGGTTCGCCGAAATCCACGATTACACTTTAAACAACGACGGCAAGTTGCTGATGCTGCGCCGCCTGATCCGCGAATGGCCGGTGGATAGCGGACCAGTGACCTGGCTGGTCGGCGGCCCGACCCAGCGGCTCTCGCCGTGGGCGCGCGCGGTGCGCACCGACCTAACCGGCGCGCGCCAGCTCGACATGGTCATGGCCTATTTCTCGCCCGGCCAGGGTATGTTGCGGCGGCTCGGCCGGGTCGCGCGCGATGGCCGCGCGCGCTTCATCATGGCGGCGAAGTCCGACAATGCGGCGACGATCGGCGCCTCGCGGCTGCTCTATGGCTATCTGCTACGCAAACGCGCGCTGATCTGGGAATATCAGCCGTGCAAGCTGCACATGAAGCTGATCGTCATCGACGATGTCGTTTATGTCGGCACCGCCAATTTCGACATGCGAAGTCTGTTCGTGAATGTCGAGGTGATGCTGCGCGTCGCCGACGCCGGTTTCGCGGCGCAGATGCGCGCGTTTATCGCGGCGCAGCAGAACGACTGCGACGACATCACGATCGCGGTGCACAAGGCGCGCGCCGGGTGGCTGACCCGGCTGCGCTGGACGCTGGCGTGGTTTGTCGTCGGTGTCGCCGACTACACCGTGTCGCGGCGGCTGAACTTCGGGCTCGGCGAAACCGATCCCGATCTGGAAGTTTAGTCCTTCCAGCCCCAGAAGAGGAAGCAGGGCGGCACGTTCACCCACTCGAACGCATTGTCGATGCGGGCAAAGTGCGGCGCCAGGAAATCGCGGGCGCGAGCGCGGAATTGATAGACCAGAAACGCGCCCCCGGGGCGCAACACGCGGTGCGTCGCGGCGGCGATCGCCGGACCGACACCGGTGGGCAGCGTCGAAAAGGGCAGGCCCGAGAGGACATAGTCGGCCTTTTCAAACCCATGCGCCGCGATGATCGCCTCGACGTCGGACGCCGAACCATGGACCGCGATAAAGCGGCTGTCCCGGATGTCCTTGCGCAAATAGTCGATGAAATCTTCATTGGTATCGATCGCGATCAATGTCGCGTCGCCCGCCATGCGTTCGAGCACCGGGCGGCAAAAGGTGCCGACCCCCGGACCATATTCCACAAACAGCGTGGTATTTTTCCAATCGACCGGCCGCAGCATATGACGGATCAGCGTCGGCGACGACGGGACGATCGACCCCACCATGACCGGATGCTTGATGAAGCCACGGACGAACATGCCCCACGGCCCGAAAAAGCGTTTGAGGCGTGCGCGAAGGCGGCGAGCCAGCGGCACTTTCGTTTCTTGGGCCTGTGCCCGCGGATTGGTCATGATGGCTTTCGCGTTGTTGCGGTTGGCGCTGGCGTGGCAAAAACGGCGCCAAGGCGCAAGGAAAGAGTCAGTCTTGACTCTGGACAGGTCGCCGCTGGCGTGTAGGGAAAAGCCGACTTGCAGGGACCGCGCGGCGAAAGGGATCGGCCATGGCAAAGACATCGGGCGCGATCCCGGCCGACCGCATGACGATCCTGTTCGCGGTGATGCTGGTTGCCGCCGCGGGCAACACCGCGATGCAGTCAATCCTGCCCGCCATCGGTGCCAAGCTGCATATCCCCGACGTGTGGGTCAGCCTGGCGTTCAGCTGGTCGGCGTTATTGTGGGTGATGACCGCTCCCTATTGGGCACGCCAGTCGGACAAGCGCGGCCGCAAGGCGCTGATGGCGCTGGGGGTGATAGGGTTTATGCTGTCGATGGCGCTGTGCGGCGTGGCGCTGTGGTCCGGGCTGCAAGGCTATCTCGCCGCCGGGACCACCTTCGTCATTTTCGCCCTGTTTCGCAGCCTGTATGGTGGCTTCGGGTCGGCGGCGCCGCCCGCGGTGCAGGCCTATGTCGCGGCGCGCACCGACCCGGCGGAACGCACCCAGGCCTTGTCGCTCGTTTCCTCGTCCTTCGGCCTTGGCACGGTGATCGGTCCCGCGATCGCGCCCTTCTTCATCCTGCCGTTCGTCGGGTTGGCCGGTCCGTTGCTCGTCTTTGCCCTGATCGGCCTGCTCGTTCTGATCATGCTCCGCTGGCGGCTGCCTGACGATGTGCCGCGGTTCGCCGCGCGCGGCGCGATCGTCGCCTACCCGACGTCAGCGGGTTCACCCGCCACGGCAACCGACGATAGCGACCACGATGTCGTCGATCCCGGCGCCGCCAGCGCCCCGCCGCTGCGCTGGTCCGACACCCGCGTTCGCCCGTGGCTGCTCGCCGGGTTATACGGCGGGCAAGCGCAGGCGATGATGCTGGGCGTCATCGGCTTCCTGATCCTCGACCGGCTCGATCTGCGCCTCAATCCCGACGAGGGCGCGGCGATGACCGGTATCGTGTTGATGGCCGGCGCTTTTGCGACGTTGTTATCGCAATGGGGACTGATCCCGTTGCTCAAGCTATCGGCGCGGACCGCGGTCTTGATCGGTTCCGCGCTCGGCGCCACCGGGCTGATCATCACCGGCCTGTCGCAGGATCTGCACGGCATCATCATCGGCTTCGCGCTCGCCTCGCTCGGCTTTGGCCTGTTCCGCCCGGGCTTTACCGCTGGCGCTTCCCTATCGGTGCCGCGCCGCGACCAGGGCAGCGTCGCGGGCATGACCGCGTCGATCAATGGATCGGCCTATATCGTCTCGCCCGCGATCGGCGTGCTGCTCTACAACTGGCACCCGATGGTCGCCTATGGCCTGATGGCGGGATTTTGCGGCTGGCTGGTGCTGTGGGGCTGGTCGGCACTGCGGCTCGACCAGCCCGCGGCTTAATCCTTCACCGCACCGTCGGTGTGCTTTTGCTCGCGCACGGGTTTGAGCATCCCGGGCGCAAAGAAGCCGATCGGATTGACGCTCATCGCCGCCTGCTTGATCTCGCCCTGGATTTTTTCATAATCCTTTTCCATCGCTTCGGTCACCGACGCGCGGGTATCCTTCATCGCAGCGTCGAAATCGGCCATGGTCACCAGATCGCTGTCGATCGACCGCTTGAGCGCCGCCAAACCCGCCCGCCGCGTCAAATCCTCCAGGTCCGCACCGGTGAAACGATCAGACTTTTCGGCCAGCACCGCCAGATCGACATCGTCGGCGAGCGGCATTTTGCCGGTCTGGATTTCCAGGATGCGCTGGCGCCCTTCGGTGTTGGGAACCGACACATAGATCAGCTCGTCAAGCCGCCCCGGCCGCAGCAACGCCGGGTCGATCAGGTTCGGGCGGTTGGTCGCGCCGATAACGACGACCGACTGCATTTCCTCGATCCCGTCCATCTCGGCCAGGATCGTGTTGACGACGCGTTCAGTGACCTGGGGCTCGCCCGACGTGCCGCTGCCACGCGCTGGCACCAGGCTGTCGAGTTCGTCGATAAAGATAATCGTCGGCGCGACCGCGCGGGCGCGGGCGAACAGCCGCGCGATCTGCTGCTCGCTCTCGCCATACCATTTCGACAGCAGATCCGACGATTTGATCGAAATAAAATTGGCGTCGGACTCGCGCGCCGCCGCTTTCGCCAGCAACGTCTTGCCGGTTCCCGGCGGGCCATAGAGCAGGAAACCCTTCGCAGGTCGGATGCCCAGCCGACGAAACGCCTCGGGATGCTTGAGCGGCAGCTCGATCCCTTCGATCAGCTTTTCGCGCGCCGCGTCCAGCCCGCCGATGTCGCTCCACCGCGTCGTAGGCGCCTGCACCATCACTTCGCGCATCGCCGACGGCTGGACGCGCTTTAACGCATTGCTGAAATCCTCCCGCGTCACGCGCAATTCCTCCAGCACCTCGGGCGGGATCGTTCCTTCGGCCAGATCGAGTTTGGGCATGATCCGGCGAACCGCCTCGATCGCCGCCTCGCGCGTCAGCGACGCCATGTCGGCGCCGACAAAGCCAAAGGTCGTGCGCGCCAGTTCGGCCAGATCGACATCGATGGCCAGCGGCATACCGCGGGTGTGGATCCCCAAAATCTCACGGCGTCCGCTCTCGTCGGGCACCCCGATGACAATCTCGCGGTCGAAGCGGCCCGGACGGCGCAACGCTTCATCGATTGCATCGGGACGGTTGGTAGCCGCAATCACTACCAGATTGGTGCGTGGCTCCAGCCCATCCATCAGCGTCAGCAACTGGGCGACGAGGCGCTTTTCGGCCTCGCCGGTCACCTGCCCGCGCTTGGGCGCGATCGAATCGATTTCGTCGATGAAAAGGATCGACGGCGCCGCCTTGGCGGCCTGTTCGAAAATATCGCGCAGCCGCTTTTCGGATTCGCCATAGGCCGACCCCATGATTTCGGGGCCGTTGATCAGGAAAAATTGTGCTTCGCTCTCGTTGGCGACGGCGCGGGCAAGCCGCGTCTTGCCGGTGCCCGGCGGCCCGTGGAGTAGCACCCCGCGCGGCGGATCGACGCCCAGACGGCGGAACAACTCGGGGTAACGCAGCGGCAGTTCGACCATTTCGCGCAGCTGATCGATCGTCTCGCCCAGCCCGCCCAGATCGTCATAGGTGACATCGGTGCGGCGCGTGTCCTGCGGCTCCTGATATTCGGGCAGCAGTTCGATTTCGGTATTTTCATCGATGAACACCACGCCCTTGGGCGCCGCCGATACGACGATCAGGCGGACCTCGGCCAGCGCATAGGCGGGCGCGTTGAGCATCTGGCGCAATTGCGGCGGCATGTCGCCCGATTCCAGCCGCTGCTGCCCGGCGGTCGCGACGGTGTCGCCGGCCACCAGCGGTCGCCCGAAAAAGCTGCGTTTCAGCGCGTTCGCCGATCCTTGCAGCCGCAGATTTTCCTGAGCCGGGGCGAACACCACGCGGCTCGCCGGGCGCGTTTCGACGCGGCTCAGCATCACCATGTCGCCCGCGCCCGCGCCCGCATTCGCGCGCTGCAAACCGTCGAGCCGGATGACCTCCAGCCCTTCATCCTCGGCATAGGGAAGGACGACGCGCGACGCGGTCTCGCGCTTGCCGCTGATCTGGATGATGTCGCCCTCGGTGACGCCCAGTTCGGCCATCGCCGAGCGCGGAATGCGCGCGATACCGCCGCCGCTCTCTTCGGCGCGCGAATTCGCCACCTGCAGTTTCACTTGCTTTTCTTTTACCGCTGCATCGGCCAAGGCGCGTCTCCGTCAAAAAGGTCACTATGCCGAAGATAGGATGGTCGTTCCCGATTTGCGACCCCTCGCGCTTGGCGCGGCTCGCGCAATCCTATGACGCACTGCACAAAATTGTGGCAAGTCGCACGGCGGCATGTCATCATCGGCACTCGATATGGCACGCCTTCCTCCCCTCAGCAGCATGGAGGCCTTTCTCGAGGTCGCCCGCCATGGCACGGTCAAGGCGGCTGCGATCGAACTCGGCCTGTCGATGCCGGCGCTGTCGCGGCGCATCCAGACGCTGGAACATGCGGTCGGGCGGCCGCTGTTCAACCGCCATCATCACGGGCTCAGCCTGACCGAGGCGGGGCGCAGCTTGCAGGAACAGCTGGCGCCGATCCTGGATGAGCTCCGGACCGTCATCGGTCAGGTCGGCAGCCCCGACGCCTCGCTGCGCCTGCACCTCAATGTGCTGCCACTGTTCGCGCAGCAGCGGCTGTTCCCGCGCCTGCCTGAACTGCGCCGCGAACATCCCGAACTGCACATCGACATCGACACGATGTCCCACGCCGAAGCGCGGCTGGGCGACGGGATCGACGCCGCGATCGCCCTCGCCCGCTCGATCGACCCAGCACTCTATGCGGCGCGGCTCGATCAGGACAAGGTGTTCCCGATCGCGGCGCGCAACCTGACCGACGCCGACCGGCCGATCGCGGTCCCCGAACAATTGCAGCGCACGACCATCCTGCTCCACCGCGAGATGCCCGAGACCTTTACCGAGTGGAAAAAAGCAATCGGCATGCCCTACCTCGAGCCCGCGGGCATCGACTATTTCGACTCGGGCCCGCTGATGCTCGAAGCCGCGGCGCAGGGCATCGGCGTCGCCTTCATGCACGGCCACCACTTCGACGACGCGCACGACCCGCGCCTCGTCCGTCTGTTCGATTTCGACGTCGACAGCCCGTACAGCTACTGGTTCGTCTGCCGCCCGCGCGCGCTGCGCCAACCCGCGGTAAAACTGTTCCACGACTGGTTGCTGGCAGCAAAGATCTGAAGGATGATGGTGCTGCTGGGGAGGATTGAACTCCCGACCTCGTCATTACCAATGACGCGCTCTACCACTGAGCTACAGCAGCAACCGAAACGCCCGCAAACGCCTGTTCGCTGGGCAGGCGCGGCCTATGGCGGGGCGCCTGTCGCCTGTCAAGGTGCCAGGCTTGACGATATAGCAAATTCGGGCGCATGGGTGGGCGGGTGAGCAAAACACCTTCCCCCGCCGACATCGAACGCGAACGCCGCCTGGCCGAGGCGTTGCGCGACAATCTGCGCAAGCGCAAGGCGCAGGCGCGCGGCGCCAAGGCTGAAACCGCGCCTAAAGACTGACGGTCACGGTCACGGCATCACCCTCGGCCAACTCCTCGGCCTTGCGGACCGCGGCTTTGACCGGCAGCAACCAGCCGCCGCTTTCCTTGTGTGGGAACACTGACGTCTGCCAGCGCGTGTCGCCGATGGCCGCATCGACCCGCGCCGACCCGAAGCCCTTCCGCCCGTTCAGCCACTGCCCGCTGATCGCCGCGATCCGGATGCCGTCGGCGGCGTCGCCGGTAATGGTGACGAAAAACCACGCCGCCGGGGCGGTCGCCGATTGCCAGCGCCAGAGTGGCGTGGTGACGGTGAAATCCTCCACCGCTATTTCGGGGCGGTCGCGCGGACGGGCACCGGGATATTGCAGATGTCGGCGCCACCCGCAGGCTTGATGAAGAAAGGATCGCGGCGATTGGTGCGCGCGTCGGCGTAGCGGGCGAAGCTGTCGCTTTCGGTTGAAAGATATTCAAATCGCGGCTGGTCGGCAGCGGCGAGTTCGGTGGCGATGCGGATCGAGGCGATCGGCACCCGCTCGGCTTCGATCTCATAGAATCCCAGCGCGCCGGTTCCGCGCGGCAAGCTCGACAGATGCTCGATGCCGCTGACAACGCGCCCGATCAGCGCGATATTCCGGTCCAGATGGCGCGGGGCGTGGCCGATCACGGTGTAGAGTTCGGCGCCGCTGCCGGTGTCGGGCGACATGTTGCGACCGACTCCGACCATGCCATAGCAGTGGACGGGCCACCAAACTTGGTCCCAGCCATATCCCGAAGTGGCAACCGGCCAGCCGGAATAGAAGTCCGCCCACTGTGCATATGCGTCGCGACTATGCCAGTCGGGATAGGGGTCAGGTTCGACGCGCGGCAACAAGATTGCCGACGCCTGCCGCGGCTGACGCTTTGCATCGCGCTCCGCATTGCGAGCCTGCCATTCGGAAAGGCCGGACGTATACTGACCCTCCGGCACCGTCACTAAACCCTCAGGCAGTGCCTTCTTCTCGGTCGCATCACCCCATTGCACGACATAATTGTCCTGCACCCGGTTGACGCTCGTCCCGTCCCACCAGTGCGCGGCGGCGAGTTTGCGGATGTTGCCGATCCACCCCTGGCTGAAAGGCGCGGGCATCAGCTGGATGACGATGCGGCGCGGCTTGCTCTTGGCGTCGGGCGTCAGGTCCATCACCAGCAGGTCGGACGGCGCAATCGCAATCCAGTCGCTGACCGGCGCGGCGGCCGCGATCTCGCCGGGCGACGGAATCGATGTGAGCTCCTGCGCGGCGACCGGGGCGACGAGTGAAGCCGCGGCGGCGGCCAGAAGCAGATGTTTCATGCCGCCTGTCTGCCACGCTCAACCGGCTTGCGAAAGCCCCGCCGAGCGATTAGGGCGCGCCTTCCAGTGCATGCGGAGCGGTGGCCGAGTGGTCGAAGGCGCTCGCCTGGAAAGTGAGTATAGGTCAAAAGCCTATCGTGGGTTCGAATCCCACCCGCTCCGCCAGCTGCCGCACCGCGGCGATGCCTGCCGCGCTTTTCCCGCTGCATCGTTTGAATTTGGGGGGACGATCGGCGGCGCCGGTTGGCGGCGGCGGTTGACCGTAAATGGTGCCCCTGGCCGGACTCGAACCAGCACTCCTTGCGGAACCGCATTTTGAGTGCGGCGAGACTTCCGTATAACATTGATAACACTGCATGTTTTTGACTACAACCGAAAACTGTGTAAGGATTTGTGTAAGTTTGGATCCTTAGAGTGTCTGCTTTGCACCCCAATTGTCGCCGTTGACCGATCGCGCGGTTGATCACGAAACCCGCCGTTCGTTCGTCTTCGGATGCCTGGATTGCGCCTGACTGACTTTGGGACAAAACGGTCGTTCCCAAGCATGATCGGCAATGGCCAGTTTCGGCGGCACCGGACATTCACTCAGTTGCGACGCTGCCCCCAATGAATGCGCAAGACTGACCGGTTGCAGGCCGGCAACTCCAAAATACCTGATGCGGGGAAGCTGGCATTCGTCCAGTCAGTTAACCGAGCCGATTTCACTGATGCAATGTGACTTGCTTCGCTCCGGCATGTACAAGTAGAATCCGCGGATGGCTGAAAATCAACCTGATACAAAACTGAAGCGCGATCCCGCCGAGCTGTTCGGCGGCAAGCGATTCGATATCGAACACGCTCTCAACATGTACGCGACGAGCTTCGTTCTCATGCCTGCCTTCGGAATCTACGAGGAGACGATTGTGGCGGCGTTCAAGCCGCAGCTCGCGAAGTGTCACATCTACGTCATCGGCACCATGCCGGCGATGGAGACCATCGATCAACGCCTTGAGAATGGGCAGCTTGTCATCGGTATGCTCGTTGCCGGCAAACGTCATGAACTCGCCTGGCCGATGCCTGAAGGCGTCGAGATGGTCGAGACCGAGCGGGGCTGGTTCATCAAGAACGGTGACGGCTACTGGGCGCCCTCTGACGACGAGATAGCGCAACGGTTAAATAACGAACAGGACGCAGTCCACTTCGAGGTACTCTATATCGGTCAGGCTTATGGCAAGGACGGGTCCCGCAACGCCCTAGACCGGCTGCTCAAGCACGAGACCCTGCAGCGGATCTCGGTCAAGGGCGTACCCGCCGATCGTCGACTCACGCTTCTCATGCTTGAAATCGTGCCGGGCAACCGCATGATCACGTTTATGAACCCTTGGGCCCAGGCCACGGAGGACGGCAGCGCCCGCATCTCGGCGGGCTTAGACAAGCTGTTCGGGACATCAGACGCCGAACGCGTGACCCTCTACGAGGCGTCGCTGATCCGTCACTTCCAGCCACCGTTCAACAAGGAGTTCAAGGAAAGTTTCCCTTCGACCAATCTGAAGGTACTGGCGGACTGCTACGACAAGGACTTCTCCGCCTTGATCTCGGAGATCTGCATCGACGAACTACCGTTCAAGATGACCTCGGATGCCGTTCCCCCGTCCCAGTATCACACCGCCAAGTTCGACCTTCACGAGGACGAGGCGCGTAAAGTTTTCTTCGGCAGGAAGAGGTAGCGGCGCGGGGGCCGTGGGCACGGTACGAGGTGGTCAGAGAGACCATCTGCGTCGCTATTCTGCATAGCCAGTCGTCGCGTCAATTTTACCGTTTTTGTCGCACTTCGGCATGAGCGCCGGAGTTCGAAGGGAGCCACGAAGATATGGCAACGATACGGCATGACGCTAGGTGAGTGGCGAACTCGAAGGCGGTCATTTCGACATTACGGTTGACAGAATAGCTATGATGGGAGGGGATTTGACGCACGCTCAAGCAATAGAATTGCTCGACGAAGCGGCGCGCGAACTGGCTGAAATTCATCGCGGGAAGCACTATGCTTTGTGGCGCGATGAAAAACGTCGTTCCCTTGGCGACGCCCTTCAACAAGTCTCGCCGTTCAACGCCTATAGTGACAATTGGATTTTCACTGGCGATGGCGGGGGGGCGATAGCGCAAGGCCGGTTCGGCGATTGGGCGATTGATCGTCTGGTCGAGAAGCTCGACGCTGCCGCGATTTTCGCTGCCTTTGGCGAAGAGATCGCCGGAAATGTTGGACACTATTCCGAACTGAGCGCAATCCTCGGCGTGCAACTAGACGCTACCGTCGATTTGGGCGGCGGCGTGACACTGGATGCAGAGCCCGAGGATTATTTCGAGGGGCTGATGCACCGCATCCCATTCCAGATGCTGCCCGTGCCGTCAGGAACGAGCGTGCTGTGCCATCAATACCGTGTCGAGCCCGCATTCGAGCTCCGCACCGGCGCGCCGCTCGGCGAGAGTGTGACGACACCTGCTGCGTCGGCCCGTGATCAGGTGCGCCAGCGAGTGCGCCTGGCGTGCCTCCTCGCCAGCACCGGTCCGGTCGAGCTACCTTTTTCGCTGCTGCAGCCGGATCGAGCGAGCCTGTTCGTTGCTGGAGACGGCAATCAGTCCGGGCGCCCGTTCGCCGCGATGCCGTTGGTCGCATTTCCCGTTGAGGGCGCGGCAGTCGCGCGAGCCTATGGTCTTCTCGCAACCTTCCGGGGCGGCGCCAGCATGGCGCGCGCGATCGACCGGCTGGGACGTTCGCGCCTGGCGATCAACCCGGTAGATCGCGCGCTCGACCTCGGCATGGCGTCCGAGATCGTGCTGATGCACGACCACAGCCCCAACAATACCGAAATTGCCCATAAGATCGGCAGCCGCGCGGCATGGCTTCTCGGTCAAGCACCGACCGAGCGGGCGACGATTTTCGCTGACATGAAATCGCTCTATGGAGCTCGGTCACAAGCGGTGCATTCCGGCGTTTTGTCGTCACGATCGACCATAGACCTCGATGCTGCTGATGCGCTCGTCACGCGTATCTTCACCGCGATCCTCGCTCGTGGCGCCTTTCCGGATTGGTCTAGCCTGGTGATGGGCGGAGACGCCTTGCAACCGGGGGAGGACGAAGGTGACGCATAATACAATGCGTGCGCGTCCTCGACCGGAAAAACGAAGTGCGGCTCATTCTTGCGTTCAAATGACGCGCCAAAGTCGGTAGTTATTCCAGATGCCTACCACCGCCTTTTCGAACCACTTCAGACGCGAACTTGATGTCGGCCAGCTCGCTCGCCTGATCCTGCAGGGCGCGCCGCACGCGAGCGAGAATCACCTCTCGGACGCTCAGCGCGTCTGGATCCGGACCGACGTGCGCTGCTCGTCCTGCGGCGTGGGCGGCGCTCAGATTGTGCGGGCAACGAAGCCCGCGGGCGCACGGGGCGGCACCCGACAGGCGCATTTTCGCTTCGTCGGCGATAATGCCATGGACGCCCACCACCGCTTTTGCGAGTTCCACGGGGCCGATGGCCAGGAGCGGCAGACCGAAAGTCTCGTCGACTTCGGAAGTGCCAAGACCATCGAGACCCGGCTTATCGGCCAGCTCGTCTGCAAGGGGATCGAACAGGGTATCTTCGACCAGACCGCGATCCGTGGAATGCGGCAATGGTTCTTCGACCTTAAGGCGGCAAACCGCTTTACCATCGCCATTGATTCGACGGCAGTCGACTGGCTCTCCGCGCTCCTGCGCCATCCCTTCTACCAGCGATGGGTCTTCCACCCAGTGCAGGCGCAACTTCCTGGCTTCGACTGGAAGCAGGCGACCCGTCAGGCATTCACCGAGCAGTTCTGGCCACTTTTCGATCACATGTCCGGCAGGCGCCTCGGCGATACCAAATCGCGCACGAAGGAGTTGGTTGCCCGCTTCGCGGGCCAGGAGGTGTTTGACCCAGCGGCGCTCAAGCCGAGCTATGAGCTGACCCTCCAGCTCGCGACCTTCATCGGACGCAATTCCGGGCTGGATTTTCGCCGGTCAAAGCCCGATGAATATCGGTGGAACGGCGCACCGCCGGCGCTGCTGGCCTTGTGTGCCCTCATACTGTTCGTATCGGACTGGCAGTTGAACG carries:
- a CDS encoding DUF3800 domain-containing protein, with protein sequence MIIYCDESGGLNAGAMTFSAVMLTPQAAADIHARFRSVTGLRGELKGSRISIVERAYLLELFDRAGGRAWVAVAKRDTLAQNPGGTLPSDLMLYAALLDLAVGRWLPETGGVCTDVVIDEGRYDASILAKVREDIQAGLGGWGRASLADSRRSDGVQIADVIANSLFNITVGSPRAHRIEQIIEPMLASKAIRVAELTQVS
- the rpoZ gene encoding DNA-directed RNA polymerase subunit omega; translated protein: MARVTVEDCVDKIPNRFDLVLLSAHRAREISGGSELTVDRDRDKNPVVALREIAEQTVRPKDLKEVLITTLQKVVVDDDDTPDEISSISRSAEALRLTAAAPPRSPAGGGSDFE
- a CDS encoding phosphatidylserine/phosphatidylglycerophosphate/cardiolipin synthase family protein; amino-acid sequence: MTDAPCPADDPDKLTADVAGHRLEVIVDGDQRLERILALLNGAIRSIDIVMYIFEHDGAGTRVLDAMMAAAQRGVQVRAVIDSFGSSDTSDDIFAPLRAAGGSVTFFSRRWRSSYLVRNHQKLLLIDEAVAVTGGFNIAAPYLGTQPGQCWFDLGIVVRGPSVARMVAWFAEIHDYTLNNDGKLLMLRRLIREWPVDSGPVTWLVGGPTQRLSPWARAVRTDLTGARQLDMVMAYFSPGQGMLRRLGRVARDGRARFIMAAKSDNAATIGASRLLYGYLLRKRALIWEYQPCKLHMKLIVIDDVVYVGTANFDMRSLFVNVEVMLRVADAGFAAQMRAFIAAQQNDCDDITIAVHKARAGWLTRLRWTLAWFVVGVADYTVSRRLNFGLGETDPDLEV
- a CDS encoding methyltransferase domain-containing protein, with translation MTNPRAQAQETKVPLARRLRARLKRFFGPWGMFVRGFIKHPVMVGSIVPSSPTLIRHMLRPVDWKNTTLFVEYGPGVGTFCRPVLERMAGDATLIAIDTNEDFIDYLRKDIRDSRFIAVHGSASDVEAIIAAHGFEKADYVLSGLPFSTLPTGVGPAIAAATHRVLRPGGAFLVYQFRARARDFLAPHFARIDNAFEWVNVPPCFLFWGWKD
- a CDS encoding MFS transporter translates to MAKTSGAIPADRMTILFAVMLVAAAGNTAMQSILPAIGAKLHIPDVWVSLAFSWSALLWVMTAPYWARQSDKRGRKALMALGVIGFMLSMALCGVALWSGLQGYLAAGTTFVIFALFRSLYGGFGSAAPPAVQAYVAARTDPAERTQALSLVSSSFGLGTVIGPAIAPFFILPFVGLAGPLLVFALIGLLVLIMLRWRLPDDVPRFAARGAIVAYPTSAGSPATATDDSDHDVVDPGAASAPPLRWSDTRVRPWLLAGLYGGQAQAMMLGVIGFLILDRLDLRLNPDEGAAMTGIVLMAGAFATLLSQWGLIPLLKLSARTAVLIGSALGATGLIITGLSQDLHGIIIGFALASLGFGLFRPGFTAGASLSVPRRDQGSVAGMTASINGSAYIVSPAIGVLLYNWHPMVAYGLMAGFCGWLVLWGWSALRLDQPAA
- a CDS encoding CDC48 family AAA ATPase codes for the protein MADAAVKEKQVKLQVANSRAEESGGGIARIPRSAMAELGVTEGDIIQISGKRETASRVVLPYAEDEGLEVIRLDGLQRANAGAGAGDMVMLSRVETRPASRVVFAPAQENLRLQGSANALKRSFFGRPLVAGDTVATAGQQRLESGDMPPQLRQMLNAPAYALAEVRLIVVSAAPKGVVFIDENTEIELLPEYQEPQDTRRTDVTYDDLGGLGETIDQLREMVELPLRYPELFRRLGVDPPRGVLLHGPPGTGKTRLARAVANESEAQFFLINGPEIMGSAYGESEKRLRDIFEQAAKAAPSILFIDEIDSIAPKRGQVTGEAEKRLVAQLLTLMDGLEPRTNLVVIAATNRPDAIDEALRRPGRFDREIVIGVPDESGRREILGIHTRGMPLAIDVDLAELARTTFGFVGADMASLTREAAIEAVRRIMPKLDLAEGTIPPEVLEELRVTREDFSNALKRVQPSAMREVMVQAPTTRWSDIGGLDAAREKLIEGIELPLKHPEAFRRLGIRPAKGFLLYGPPGTGKTLLAKAAARESDANFISIKSSDLLSKWYGESEQQIARLFARARAVAPTIIFIDELDSLVPARGSGTSGEPQVTERVVNTILAEMDGIEEMQSVVVIGATNRPNLIDPALLRPGRLDELIYVSVPNTEGRQRILEIQTGKMPLADDVDLAVLAEKSDRFTGADLEDLTRRAGLAALKRSIDSDLVTMADFDAAMKDTRASVTEAMEKDYEKIQGEIKQAAMSVNPIGFFAPGMLKPVREQKHTDGAVKD